Proteins co-encoded in one Pocillopora verrucosa isolate sample1 chromosome 1, ASM3666991v2, whole genome shotgun sequence genomic window:
- the LOC131795528 gene encoding LOW QUALITY PROTEIN: protein rolling stone-like (The sequence of the model RefSeq protein was modified relative to this genomic sequence to represent the inferred CDS: deleted 1 base in 1 codon) has protein sequence MLSKEMCWIVLRREFRLVNFLLLNPNSEDFVQSPWFGTLTVLLYRFIVAVFCLGTTIASGVYHRKNGPKWFIYLTNWSFSFITTYFICACTITALHYKKQWKMRKHIFQYRMDVETEEAPQQKEGEINNGCREGREQGDDDTFPTDGNFEATRATPMYWYHEALWVIYNIASAAALLVTLSYWTFISEKNPNALSVIVHGVNSILMVAETMLSSVPVRLFHVIYSMLYEIAYIVFTVIYWASGGTSSFGRSYIYPQTDYTGRPVFSAVSLICFFFIGLPFCQSVLFCFYRIRVWMKTKYSK, from the exons ATGCTATCAAAGGAAATGTGTTGGATTGTACTTCGCAGAGAATTTCGCTTGgttaatttccttttgttg aATCCTAACTCAGAGGATTTTGTTCAATCTCCA TGGTTTGGAACGTTGACTGTTTTGCTGTATCGTTTTATCGTCGCCGTGTTCTGCCTTGGCACAACGATTGCGAGTGGAGTTTATCACCGAAAAAACGGACCCAAGTGGTTCATTTATCTGACCAATTGGAGTTTCTCTTTCATCACAACGTATTTCATTTGTGCTTGCACAATCACAGCTCTTCACTACAAGAAACAatggaaaatgagaaaacatattttccagTATAGAATGGATGTTGAAACAGAAGAGGCTCCACAACAAAAGGAAGGTGAGATAAACAACGGATGCAGAGAAGGACGTGAGCAAGGAGATGATGACACTTTTCCCACTGATGGCAATTTTGAAGCAACACGGGCGACGCCAATGTATTGGTACCATGAGGCCTTGTGGGTAATATATAACATTGCATCGGCTGCCGCCCTTCTTGTGACTTTATCTTACTGGACGTTCATATCCGAGAAAAACCCAAACGCCCTGTCAGTTATTGTACATGGCGTTAACTCCATCCTTATGGTTGCTGAAACCATGCTGAGTTCAGTGCCAGTGCGTTTATTCCATGTCATCTACTCTATGCTCTACGAAATAGCCTATATCGTATTTACGGTGATCTATTGGGCGTCCGGTGGAACTAGCTCGTTTGGTAGGAGTTATATCTACCCCCAGACCGACTACACAGGGAGACCAGTCTTTTCTGCCGTTTCcctgatttgttttttcttcattggGCTTCCGTTTTGtcaaagtgttttgttttgtttttatcgcATACGAGTCTGGATGAAAACCAAGTATAGCAAATAG